The following proteins are encoded in a genomic region of Montipora foliosa isolate CH-2021 chromosome 10, ASM3666993v2, whole genome shotgun sequence:
- the LOC137972449 gene encoding eukaryotic translation initiation factor 2D-like isoform X2 — translation MFLKTFRVKSSTAIRGSDRRKLRSDISRAFSSLSQDDLSDLIPNKEEITVMRIMTHSGQNITVYCHNGEPIFFEMDRQVIPTVYTLWRFPGMLLSFTTWPLVFDKLKGGADLMLPGVILPSSGVSSFGQFDKGTICSVCLKGNRAPIAVGVTLVSNRDLMEDGMRGKGVMIYHVYTDLLWAQGSKTPLPQLALYDDKVNGDDTIEEVVQWISINAEEENSSNKENSESPLREESATELNKEKKDDCPEEQFDSDPNLSEGACNTVDEGDERQVAEANNSVEGANPEESSLNNMDNLLEYCFFCSLLRMKKIELPVLTNSYFKSYLLPSCPEGKSINIKKSSYKKLSKFLQCMQERGLILVQEASKGVDHITEIIWNHPELKEFKVNQPMVESSTQLVASSTAQAQPPHIEELFSVSAAVLPIFSELGYNKSSVLSPSDVRSVVTKYVKSHELISTEDKRMVMLDPALTKMLINKNEVVDFLPWDQLFERVFNKMNNCHQITLPGQDPVIRKGKIEAIEIKVEQRMGNKKVTLIRYLESYGIEPQDFAHKIQIKAACSTSVTQLPGKNSNPGMQVLVQGNQVAIVARFLLDEYRIPKKYINGLELKDKKKKK, via the exons ATGTTCCTGAAGACCTTTAGAGTAAAGTCAAGTACTGCGATTCGGGGATCTGATCG GCGAAAGCTCAGATCAGATATAAGTAGAGCATTCTCCAGCTTATCACAGGATGACTTGTCAGATTTAATTCCAAACAAAGAAGAGATAACTGTGATGAGGATTATGACTCATTCTGGACAGAATATTACCGTTTATTGCCACAATGGGGAACCAATATTCTTTGAAATGGATAGGCAGGTGATCCCTACAG TTTACACCCTATGGAGATTCCCAGGCATGTTGCTGAGCTTCACAACTTGGCCTCTTGTATTTGACAAATTGAAAGGAGGAGCAG ACTTAATGCTTCCTGGTGTCATATTACCATCCAGTGGGGTGTCATCATTTGGACAATTTGACAAGGGAACAATCTGCAGTGTGTGTCTCAAAGGGAACAG AGCCCCCATTGCAGTTGGCGTAACTTTGGTGTCCAATAGGGATCTGATGGAGGATGGTATGCGTGGCAAAGGAGTCATGATTTATCATGTCTACACGGATCTTTTATG GGCACAAGGAAGTAAGACTCCACTACCTCAACTGGCTTTATACGATGACAAAGTTAATGGTGATGATACAATTGAAGAGGTTGTACAGTGGATTTCAATCAATGCAGAGGAGGAGAATAGCAGTAATAAGGAAAATTCAG AAAGTCCTCTTAGAGAAGAATCTGCAACCGAGTTGAACAAAGAGAAGAAAGATGATTGCCCTGAAGAACAGTTTGACAGTGATCCAAATCTATCAGAGGGTGCTTGTAACACAGTTGACGAGGGGGATGAAAGACAAGttgctgaggcaaataattcagTGGAAGGGGCAAACCCCGAAGAATCCTCTCTCA ACAACATGGATAACCTTCTCGAGTACTGTTTCTTTTGTTCGTTGTTAAGGATGAAAAAGATTGAGTTGCCTGTTCTAACTAACTCGTATTTTAAGAGTTATCTGCTGCCTTCCTG tcCTGAaggaaaatcaataaatatcaaGAAGTCATCGTACAAAAAG TTGTCTAAATTCCTACAATGTATGCAAGAAAGGGGTTTGATCTTGGTACAAGAAGCATCTAAAGGAGTTGATCACATTACCGAAATAATATGGAATCATCCAGA ATTAAAGGAATTTAAAGTGAACCAACCGATGGTTGAGTCTTCGACACAACTGGTGGCCTCATCAACTGCGCAAGCTCAA CCTCCTCATATAGAAGAACTGTTCTCTGTGTCAGCAGCAGTGTTACCAATATTTTCAGAACTTGGATATAA TAAAAGTTCTGTGTTGAGTCCATCAGACGTTCGCTCAGTTGTCACAAAGTATGTGAAATCACACGAGCTAATCTCTACTGAAGACAAGAG GATGGTTATGTTAGATCCAGCACTTACCAAAATGCTCATAAACAAAAACGAAGTTGTAGATTTTTTACCGTGGGATCAACTTTTCGAAAG agtttttaataaaatgaaCAATTGTCATCAAATTACACTTCCAGGACAAGATCCTGTAATAAG GAAAGGGAAGATTGAAGCTATTGAAATCAAAGTGGAACAACGGATGGGTAACAAAAAG GTGACGTTGATTCGCTACCTTGAATCATACGGTATTGAACCACAGGATTTTGCTCACAAGATACAGATAAAGGCAGCTTGCAGCACATCAG ttACTCAGCTCCCTGGTAAAAATAGCAATCCCGGAATGCAGGTCTTGGTTCAAGGCAACCAAGTCGCAATAGTCGCAAGATTTCTTTTAG ATGAATACAGAATCCCTAAGAAGTACATAAATGGACTTGAACTCAAagataaaaagaagaaaaaataa
- the LOC137972449 gene encoding eukaryotic translation initiation factor 2D-like isoform X1, with protein MFLKTFRVKSSTAIRGSDRRKLRSDISRAFSSLSQDDLSDLIPNKEEITVMRIMTHSGQNITVYCHNGEPIFFEMDRQVIPTVYTLWRFPGMLLSFTTWPLVFDKLKGGADLMLPGVILPSSGVSSFGQFDKGTICSVCLKGNRAPIAVGVTLVSNRDLMEDGMRGKGVMIYHVYTDLLWAQGSKTPLPQLALYDDKVNGDDTIEEVVQWISINAEEENSSNKENSESPLREESATELNKEKKDDCPEEQFDSDPNLSEGACNTVDEGDERQVAEANNSVEGANPEESSLNNMDNLLEYCFFCSLLRMKKIELPVLTNSYFKSYLLPSCPEGKSINIKKSSYKKLSKFLQCMQERGLILVQEASKGVDHITEIIWNHPELKEFKVNQPMVESSTQLVASSTAQAQPPHIEELFSVSAAVLPIFSELGYNSKSSVLSPSDVRSVVTKYVKSHELISTEDKRMVMLDPALTKMLINKNEVVDFLPWDQLFERVFNKMNNCHQITLPGQDPVIRKGKIEAIEIKVEQRMGNKKVTLIRYLESYGIEPQDFAHKIQIKAACSTSVTQLPGKNSNPGMQVLVQGNQVAIVARFLLDEYRIPKKYINGLELKDKKKKK; from the exons ATGTTCCTGAAGACCTTTAGAGTAAAGTCAAGTACTGCGATTCGGGGATCTGATCG GCGAAAGCTCAGATCAGATATAAGTAGAGCATTCTCCAGCTTATCACAGGATGACTTGTCAGATTTAATTCCAAACAAAGAAGAGATAACTGTGATGAGGATTATGACTCATTCTGGACAGAATATTACCGTTTATTGCCACAATGGGGAACCAATATTCTTTGAAATGGATAGGCAGGTGATCCCTACAG TTTACACCCTATGGAGATTCCCAGGCATGTTGCTGAGCTTCACAACTTGGCCTCTTGTATTTGACAAATTGAAAGGAGGAGCAG ACTTAATGCTTCCTGGTGTCATATTACCATCCAGTGGGGTGTCATCATTTGGACAATTTGACAAGGGAACAATCTGCAGTGTGTGTCTCAAAGGGAACAG AGCCCCCATTGCAGTTGGCGTAACTTTGGTGTCCAATAGGGATCTGATGGAGGATGGTATGCGTGGCAAAGGAGTCATGATTTATCATGTCTACACGGATCTTTTATG GGCACAAGGAAGTAAGACTCCACTACCTCAACTGGCTTTATACGATGACAAAGTTAATGGTGATGATACAATTGAAGAGGTTGTACAGTGGATTTCAATCAATGCAGAGGAGGAGAATAGCAGTAATAAGGAAAATTCAG AAAGTCCTCTTAGAGAAGAATCTGCAACCGAGTTGAACAAAGAGAAGAAAGATGATTGCCCTGAAGAACAGTTTGACAGTGATCCAAATCTATCAGAGGGTGCTTGTAACACAGTTGACGAGGGGGATGAAAGACAAGttgctgaggcaaataattcagTGGAAGGGGCAAACCCCGAAGAATCCTCTCTCA ACAACATGGATAACCTTCTCGAGTACTGTTTCTTTTGTTCGTTGTTAAGGATGAAAAAGATTGAGTTGCCTGTTCTAACTAACTCGTATTTTAAGAGTTATCTGCTGCCTTCCTG tcCTGAaggaaaatcaataaatatcaaGAAGTCATCGTACAAAAAG TTGTCTAAATTCCTACAATGTATGCAAGAAAGGGGTTTGATCTTGGTACAAGAAGCATCTAAAGGAGTTGATCACATTACCGAAATAATATGGAATCATCCAGA ATTAAAGGAATTTAAAGTGAACCAACCGATGGTTGAGTCTTCGACACAACTGGTGGCCTCATCAACTGCGCAAGCTCAA CCTCCTCATATAGAAGAACTGTTCTCTGTGTCAGCAGCAGTGTTACCAATATTTTCAGAACTTGGATATAA CAGTAAAAGTTCTGTGTTGAGTCCATCAGACGTTCGCTCAGTTGTCACAAAGTATGTGAAATCACACGAGCTAATCTCTACTGAAGACAAGAG GATGGTTATGTTAGATCCAGCACTTACCAAAATGCTCATAAACAAAAACGAAGTTGTAGATTTTTTACCGTGGGATCAACTTTTCGAAAG agtttttaataaaatgaaCAATTGTCATCAAATTACACTTCCAGGACAAGATCCTGTAATAAG GAAAGGGAAGATTGAAGCTATTGAAATCAAAGTGGAACAACGGATGGGTAACAAAAAG GTGACGTTGATTCGCTACCTTGAATCATACGGTATTGAACCACAGGATTTTGCTCACAAGATACAGATAAAGGCAGCTTGCAGCACATCAG ttACTCAGCTCCCTGGTAAAAATAGCAATCCCGGAATGCAGGTCTTGGTTCAAGGCAACCAAGTCGCAATAGTCGCAAGATTTCTTTTAG ATGAATACAGAATCCCTAAGAAGTACATAAATGGACTTGAACTCAAagataaaaagaagaaaaaataa
- the LOC137972451 gene encoding thioredoxin domain-containing protein 12-like has translation MADSCSSFINFLFLLVVFAFLCSAASGLLGRGFGEHIDWKTYPEGLKEAQASQKPVMLLIHKSWCGACKALKPKFAESKGIDELSKSFVMINVEDDEEPQDPKFHIDGSYIPRIFILDSAGIVQKDIYNKNGNPSYKYYYGNTGGIVSSMKEALELMVDGKRIGDEL, from the exons ATGGCGGATTCATGTTCTTCGTTCataaattttctgtttttactggtggtttttgctttcctttgtaGTGCTGCCAGTGGATTGCTTGGGAGAG GGTTTGGAGAGCATATAGATTGGAAAACATACCCTGAAGGACTGAAAGAGGCACAAGCCAG TCAGAAGCCAGTAATGTTGTTGATTCACAAGTCCTGGTGTGGAGCCTGTAAAG CATTGAAACCGAAATTTGCTGAATCAAAAGGAATAGATGAATTGAGCAAGAGTTTTGTGATGATCAATGTTGAG GACGATGAAGAACCACAGGACCCCAAGTTCCATATAGATGGTTCATACATTCCGAGAATATTTATTTTAG ATTCTGCAGGTATTGTGCAAAAAGACATTTACAACAAAAATGGAAATCCATCATATAAATACTACTATGGGAATACAGGTGGAA TTGTATCAAGCATGAAGGAAGCCCTTGAGTTGATGGTTGATGGCAAACGAATTGGAGATGAACTTTGA